A genome region from Labilibaculum antarcticum includes the following:
- a CDS encoding DUF6261 family protein, which translates to MQDFYKPELGNKLTANVQELDGQRDNALYGILDVLKGYTRHFNLEQKEAADLLLSSIYIYGDNIPSDNYQKESTIVTKICSNWKNEEQYSSALSSLHLTPWANELNKFNIQFEDQHMERLELDANAPEIKMRDYRTLCSESYRKALKYLDANAVLNGEAAYKALSLKVNKLIEINSKLIDSRSKKTEETLAEEL; encoded by the coding sequence ATGCAGGATTTTTACAAACCTGAACTTGGCAATAAACTCACTGCCAACGTACAAGAGTTGGATGGACAAAGAGACAACGCTCTATATGGTATTTTAGACGTATTAAAAGGTTATACAAGGCATTTTAATCTGGAACAAAAAGAAGCTGCTGACCTGCTGTTATCCTCTATCTATATTTACGGAGACAATATCCCATCGGATAACTATCAAAAAGAGAGTACAATTGTTACAAAAATTTGTTCGAACTGGAAAAATGAAGAACAATACTCCAGCGCACTTAGTAGCTTGCATCTTACCCCATGGGCCAACGAGCTAAACAAATTCAATATCCAATTCGAAGACCAACACATGGAAAGATTGGAACTGGATGCCAATGCTCCCGAAATAAAAATGCGCGATTACCGCACACTATGCTCCGAGAGCTACCGAAAAGCACTAAAATACCTCGATGCCAATGCAGTACTAAATGGCGAAGCAGCCTACAAAGCACTTTCTTTAAAAGTGAACAAGCTAATCGAAATCAATAGCAAACTGATCGACAGTAGATCTAAAAAGACAGAAGAAACTCTCGCCGAAGAACTTTAA
- a CDS encoding DUF5041 domain-containing protein: MKKSTLLFILIILTAINGISQVYENDKRCQLEKEDDYSVYNSENTSNLDLIQALEVAGIRINKFRLGKFDKKYNLAITIDEYADFKLLATDTIFAGDNEYTYYKEDNEKYFVDYIDEIKIFTREDDNKFSLNIKTYSVDLKNIQSFKLTNEEQYFNLRNYSKTKWKLDKKIPLLIYASSWERNGFQTFCGAVVLEENEKYTERILSSSPHYFLVSYRITEMNI, encoded by the coding sequence ATGAAAAAATCAACATTACTTTTTATTTTAATAATATTGACGGCAATTAATGGAATATCTCAGGTATATGAGAATGATAAAAGATGTCAATTAGAAAAAGAAGATGACTACAGTGTATATAATTCAGAAAACACATCTAATCTCGATCTAATTCAGGCTCTAGAAGTTGCTGGAATAAGAATTAATAAATTTCGCCTAGGAAAGTTTGATAAAAAATACAACTTAGCTATAACAATTGATGAATATGCAGACTTTAAATTGTTAGCTACAGATACCATCTTTGCAGGCGACAACGAATACACCTATTACAAAGAAGACAACGAAAAATACTTTGTAGACTACATTGATGAGATTAAAATATTTACAAGGGAGGATGACAATAAATTCTCACTTAATATAAAGACATATAGTGTTGATCTAAAAAATATTCAATCATTTAAATTAACTAATGAAGAACAATATTTTAACCTAAGAAATTATTCAAAAACGAAATGGAAACTCGATAAAAAGATACCCTTGTTAATATATGCTTCTTCATGGGAAAGGAATGGATTTCAGACGTTCTGTGGAGCTGTAGTGTTGGAAGAAAATGAGAAATATACAGAAAGAATTCTATCATCTTCACCTCATTATTTTTTAGTTTCTTATAGAATAACAGAGATGAATATTTAA
- a CDS encoding GNAT family N-acetyltransferase → MILEVKTFSELTLEELYEILQLRSEIFVVEQNCVYLDTDGKDHKALHVLGKKDGNIIAYTRLFNANDYYKYASIGRVLIKKSEREFGYGHDLICFSIKAIQEKFNKSTIKIGAQTYLKKFYESHEFKQIGEGYIEDGIPHIYMIRN, encoded by the coding sequence ATGATTTTAGAAGTAAAAACTTTTTCAGAACTTACCCTAGAAGAATTGTATGAAATATTACAATTACGTTCAGAAATATTTGTGGTAGAACAAAATTGCGTATATCTAGACACAGACGGAAAAGACCACAAAGCATTACATGTTTTAGGAAAGAAAGACGGAAACATTATAGCTTATACACGATTATTTAATGCTAACGACTATTACAAATATGCAAGTATAGGAAGAGTATTGATAAAAAAATCAGAAAGAGAATTTGGTTACGGACACGATCTAATATGTTTTTCAATAAAAGCTATTCAAGAAAAATTTAATAAATCAACTATAAAAATTGGTGCTCAAACATATCTGAAAAAATTCTATGAAAGTCACGAATTTAAGCAAATAGGCGAAGGATATATTGAAGATGGTATTCCGCACATATATATGATACGAAATTGA